Proteins encoded within one genomic window of Coprococcus phoceensis:
- a CDS encoding glycosyl hydrolase family 18 protein, translating into MDERTRKSSGTTRQMQNKNTTQRTRSAQNGSNRKRRNGASRRRRKRNLAFKMSILVLIVIGIVGGAFLLKRYSPSKEKADLKKYYGIEQDNQVAVIIDNQILEAKAAMFDGKPYLEYSLVRDYLNDRFYWDSNENILLYTLPEGTIRADVGSNEYTLQKEKKSEDYTIIKTEGSTAYIALDFVQKYTNIEFKTYEDPQRVMIISDWGKIRTATVKKDTQVRYRGGVKSPYLTEVSKKDKVTVIENEGDWKKVRTEDGYIGYIKKNCLKNEKEETISREFEEQVYTNISKDYTINMAWHVVTNQSANEKVLQTIADTKGLTTISPTWFTIADTDGNINSLASSQYVNYAHQSNIEVWALVRDFDGGIGSYEESYEVLSHTSKRENLVNQLIAEALQTGIDGINVDFEKISAECGEHYIQFIRELSVKCRQNGLVLSVDNYVPKTYNAHYHIEEQGKVADYVIIMGYDEHYSGSYESGSVASLNFVKEGIEATLNAVPKEKVINAVPFFTRLWKEVPKTEEELAEEAGTEAAEYSVKVTSEALGMEAAEQAIADAGAQTTVDEATKQNYAQWEADGATYKIWLEDETALEEKLKLMKEYKLAGTAAWRLGFEKSSVWELILKYVN; encoded by the coding sequence ATGGACGAAAGAACAAGAAAGAGTTCAGGTACAACAAGGCAGATGCAAAATAAGAACACGACCCAAAGAACCAGATCAGCACAGAATGGTTCGAATAGGAAGAGAAGAAATGGTGCATCAAGGAGACGGAGAAAACGCAATTTGGCGTTCAAGATGAGTATCCTTGTTTTGATAGTAATAGGTATTGTAGGAGGCGCTTTCTTATTAAAGAGATATAGCCCATCTAAAGAAAAAGCTGATTTGAAAAAATATTATGGAATAGAACAAGACAATCAGGTAGCTGTTATTATAGACAATCAGATTCTTGAAGCGAAAGCGGCGATGTTTGATGGAAAGCCATACTTGGAATATTCGCTTGTGCGAGATTATCTAAATGATAGATTTTATTGGGATTCCAATGAGAATATTTTATTGTACACACTCCCGGAAGGAACGATCCGGGCAGACGTAGGAAGTAATGAGTATACACTGCAGAAAGAAAAGAAAAGTGAAGATTATACGATTATAAAGACGGAAGGAAGTACGGCGTATATCGCACTGGATTTTGTGCAGAAGTATACAAATATTGAATTTAAAACATATGAAGACCCGCAGAGAGTCATGATTATAAGTGACTGGGGAAAGATCAGAACGGCAACGGTCAAAAAGGATACACAGGTGAGGTACAGAGGCGGAGTGAAGAGTCCGTACCTGACAGAGGTATCCAAAAAGGATAAGGTAACTGTAATTGAGAATGAAGGGGACTGGAAAAAAGTTCGTACAGAGGATGGATATATTGGATATATCAAGAAAAATTGTCTGAAGAATGAAAAGGAAGAGACGATTTCGAGAGAGTTTGAAGAACAGGTATACACAAACATTTCAAAAGACTACACAATCAATATGGCGTGGCACGTGGTGACGAATCAGAGTGCGAACGAAAAAGTGCTTCAGACAATTGCAGATACAAAAGGTTTGACAACAATTTCTCCAACGTGGTTTACAATTGCAGATACAGATGGAAATATTAACTCTCTTGCAAGTTCCCAGTATGTGAACTATGCTCATCAGTCCAATATCGAAGTATGGGCGCTGGTGAGAGATTTTGATGGTGGAATCGGTTCTTATGAAGAATCTTACGAAGTACTTAGTCATACTTCAAAGAGAGAAAACTTGGTAAATCAGCTGATTGCAGAGGCACTGCAGACAGGAATTGACGGCATTAATGTCGACTTTGAGAAGATTTCTGCAGAGTGCGGAGAACATTATATTCAGTTTATCCGCGAGTTATCTGTAAAGTGCCGACAGAATGGACTTGTATTATCTGTGGACAACTATGTGCCGAAGACATACAATGCACATTATCATATAGAAGAGCAGGGGAAAGTTGCGGATTATGTAATTATCATGGGATATGATGAACATTACAGCGGCTCTTATGAAAGCGGTTCAGTTGCATCTTTGAATTTTGTAAAAGAGGGAATAGAAGCGACGTTAAATGCCGTACCAAAAGAAAAAGTAATCAATGCGGTTCCGTTTTTCACAAGACTTTGGAAAGAAGTTCCAAAGACCGAGGAAGAGCTGGCAGAGGAGGCAGGAACTGAAGCGGCTGAATATTCTGTAAAAGTGACGAGCGAAGCGCTTGGTATGGAAGCTGCAGAACAGGCGATTGCCGATGCCGGCGCTCAGACGACTGTAGATGAGGCAACCAAACAAAACTATGCTCAGTGGGAGGCAGATGGAGCCACATACAAGATTTGGTTAGAGGATGAGACTGCTTTGGAAGAGAAACTTAAGCTGATGAAGGAATATAAGCTGGCTGGAACAGCGGCATGGCGCTTAGGTTTTGAAAAGTCGAGTGTGTGGGAGCTGATTTTAAAATATGTGAACTGA
- a CDS encoding N-acetylmuramoyl-L-alanine amidase has translation MKRKIELLMVLLLLIGAIIASKGLSEYVTSEKVEKGTKTVVLDAGHGSEDPGKIGINNVLEKDVNLKISKKVQKRLIEQGIHVVMTREDDDGFYNESKSNKKIADMKKRVALINETKPDIAVSIHQNSYHEESIKGAQVFYYTHSKEGERAATVMQEALKALDTNNKRQAKENSTYYMLKRTEVPTIIVECGFLSNAQEAEKLKNEEYQDKVAEAICAGIIKWLD, from the coding sequence TTGAAAAGAAAGATAGAACTTTTGATGGTATTGCTGCTTTTAATAGGGGCGATTATTGCGAGTAAGGGATTGAGCGAGTATGTGACAAGTGAAAAGGTAGAAAAAGGTACAAAGACGGTTGTATTAGATGCCGGACACGGTTCAGAAGATCCCGGTAAAATAGGAATCAATAATGTGCTGGAGAAAGATGTGAATCTCAAGATTTCTAAAAAAGTACAGAAAAGGCTGATTGAGCAAGGGATACATGTGGTGATGACGAGAGAAGATGACGACGGATTTTATAATGAAAGTAAATCAAATAAAAAAATTGCAGATATGAAAAAAAGAGTTGCCCTTATCAATGAGACAAAGCCTGATATTGCGGTCAGCATTCACCAAAACAGCTATCATGAAGAGAGCATAAAAGGAGCGCAGGTATTTTATTATACACATTCCAAAGAAGGGGAACGTGCTGCAACTGTCATGCAGGAGGCATTGAAGGCGCTGGATACAAACAACAAAAGACAGGCAAAAGAAAACAGTACATATTATATGTTAAAGAGAACAGAAGTGCCGACGATCATTGTAGAATGCGGATTTTTGAGTAATGCCCAGGAGGCAGAAAAATTAAAAAATGAGGAGTATCAGGATAAAGTGGCGGAAGCAATTTGTGCAGGGATTATAAAATGGCTAGACTAA
- a CDS encoding L-threonylcarbamoyladenylate synthase, with protein MKTIIKKIDKNQLDTEIIAEAGEILEKGGLVAFPTETVYGLGANALNEEAARKTYEAKGRPSDNPLIVHIADIQALDEIVEFIPEKAKSIVEKFWPGPLTLIFEKSGVVPLGTTGGLQTVAVRMPEDEIARALIRAGGGYVSAPSANTSGRPSPTSAEHVAEDLDGKIDMIIDGGNVEIGVESTIVDMTVEPPMILRPGAITKEMLEEVIGEVAVDRTTLSETSDAAPKAPGMKYRHYAPKAQLVIVNGAPLEAVKAIRQLAYEQMRRGNQVGIIATSETADLYTNGIVKSIGTRANENSIAKNLYKVLREFDDEEVAYIFSEAFAVEGIGNAIMNRLIKAAGHQIIEAEGITKLQKYRRILFVSNSDNCRGPMAAEILRNQPLLQEYEVDSRGMIVLFPEPANQKAEAIMKSQQMTLESHEATPFSEKDLDDDTLVLTLEEPYKWKIVSEYENVKNVFTLNEYIEDDRQVLSTHGQPLVAYGENFELLKELILKLAEKLNKEAKKE; from the coding sequence ATGAAAACAATAATTAAAAAAATCGACAAAAATCAACTTGATACAGAGATCATTGCAGAAGCAGGTGAGATACTTGAAAAAGGAGGACTTGTGGCGTTTCCAACGGAGACAGTGTATGGATTAGGAGCCAATGCACTGAATGAGGAAGCAGCAAGGAAGACTTATGAAGCAAAGGGACGTCCGTCAGATAATCCATTGATTGTTCATATTGCAGATATTCAGGCATTGGATGAGATTGTAGAATTTATACCGGAAAAAGCAAAAAGTATCGTAGAAAAATTTTGGCCTGGTCCACTGACACTTATATTTGAAAAGAGTGGAGTAGTGCCGCTTGGAACAACCGGCGGGCTGCAGACGGTGGCGGTGAGAATGCCGGAGGACGAGATTGCAAGGGCACTGATTCGGGCGGGAGGAGGTTATGTTTCAGCACCGAGTGCCAATACTTCCGGACGCCCAAGCCCTACGAGTGCGGAACATGTTGCGGAAGACCTTGATGGAAAGATCGATATGATCATCGATGGGGGCAATGTGGAAATAGGAGTAGAGTCAACGATCGTTGATATGACTGTGGAACCTCCTATGATCCTCAGACCCGGAGCAATCACGAAGGAGATGTTAGAGGAAGTCATAGGTGAAGTTGCTGTGGACAGGACAACATTGTCTGAGACGAGCGATGCGGCACCGAAAGCTCCTGGAATGAAATACCGTCACTATGCACCAAAAGCTCAGCTTGTGATTGTGAATGGTGCGCCGTTAGAAGCAGTGAAAGCTATTCGTCAGCTTGCATATGAACAGATGCGCAGGGGAAATCAGGTGGGAATCATTGCGACAAGCGAAACAGCGGATTTATATACGAATGGAATCGTAAAAAGTATTGGGACAAGAGCAAACGAGAATTCCATTGCTAAAAATCTTTATAAAGTGCTTCGTGAATTTGATGATGAAGAGGTGGCATATATTTTTAGTGAGGCATTTGCCGTGGAAGGAATCGGGAATGCTATTATGAACAGACTTATCAAAGCTGCGGGTCATCAGATCATAGAGGCGGAAGGGATTACGAAGCTTCAGAAATACAGAAGGATTCTGTTTGTAAGTAACAGTGACAATTGCAGGGGACCGATGGCGGCAGAGATCTTGCGCAATCAGCCGCTTTTACAGGAATATGAAGTGGATTCTCGAGGAATGATCGTCTTGTTTCCTGAGCCGGCGAACCAAAAGGCAGAGGCAATCATGAAGAGCCAGCAGATGACCTTGGAGTCACATGAGGCAACGCCGTTTAGTGAAAAAGATTTGGATGACGATACATTGGTGCTTACATTGGAAGAACCGTACAAATGGAAGATTGTATCGGAATATGAAAATGTAAAAAACGTATTTACATTGAATGAGTACATTGAAGATGACAGACAGGTTCTTTCTACACATGGGCAGCCTTTGGTGGCATATGGAGAGAATTTTGAACTGTTAAAAGAGTTGATTTTAAAATTAGCAGAGAAACTAAATAAGGAGGCAAAAAAAGAATGA
- the rpiB gene encoding ribose 5-phosphate isomerase B, giving the protein MIAIGCDHGGYDLKLEMIKYLEREGLAYKDFGCNGESVDYPIYARKVGQAVLDGECEKGILICGTGIGISIAANKMKGIRCALCSDCFSAEATRLHNDANIIALGGRVLGPELAVKIVDTFLKTPFSGDERHVRRISMIEE; this is encoded by the coding sequence ATGATAGCAATTGGATGTGATCATGGTGGATATGATTTGAAATTGGAGATGATAAAATATTTAGAACGAGAAGGGCTTGCATATAAAGACTTCGGCTGCAATGGAGAATCGGTAGATTATCCAATTTATGCGAGAAAAGTGGGACAGGCTGTTTTGGATGGCGAGTGTGAAAAAGGAATTTTGATTTGCGGAACCGGAATTGGTATTTCCATCGCTGCGAATAAGATGAAAGGAATCCGTTGTGCACTTTGTTCTGACTGCTTTTCTGCGGAAGCTACAAGACTTCACAATGACGCAAACATCATTGCATTGGGGGGACGTGTATTAGGGCCGGAACTTGCAGTGAAGATTGTGGATACCTTTTTGAAGACTCCGTTTTCCGGAGATGAGCGTCATGTACGACGCATTTCGATGATTGAAGAATAA